The genomic window ATTGATGCATCGTCTGCCGCCGCACGGTCTCACGAGTGTTCGGTGCGTAATCTTTTCGGTAGTGCTCGCGTGCCCAATCCATGATTGGGGTAATTCCGATGAGTGGATTCTCTGATTCACTCCAAGGCTTGCCGCGCGTCAAGTTCAGGAGCGCCAACAGGCAGAGTGCCGAACGCTCGTTCTGCTGCGCGCGTGGCAGACCGAGCGAGACGAGGATTTTTTTGGCGTCCGTGATGTAATTCTTTCCTCCCTTGGTCATGCGCTCACGTCGGCGAGCTGTTCGTCAATCATGGCTTGGGATAGCTCGCCGTTCTTCATGGCCCACTTTCCGAGTTTCAGAAGGGCTTCGCGGCTCGGATACTTCATGGCCCTAAGGTCGGCGGCGTTCACCTGGGTATGACCACTGAATCGTCGAAAATGGTCATCAACCGCAGTAGTATTGAGGAACACGGCTAGCCCATGTGCGAGCGCTGCTGGAAGGCCGTTTCTGCGCTCGTGAAAGACGTTAAGGTGATTCTCGAAGCCAAAGGCGGTCGCGCCCGGGAATGCTTTTGGATCCACAACGCTGGCCATAATCCGACGCCGCTCTTCCTTGGAAGAAAACCGGCGCACTACAGTATAGAAACCAGCCGGGTAGAGCCATTTCTCGGTGTCGGCGTTGCGGTGGATGGCGTTAGCTTTCTTGAGGTCTTCCTTCGGCCACGCTACGGCCCTGCCTGAGAAGTGCACAGGGTAGAGCAGCGGGACGCTTTCCGCCTCCGGCGATTGGCGTATGTGTTCTCTCAATCGGAAATCGACGACAGGGCCAGTCGAGACCATTACGCCGATTTCGTTGAGGGTATAGCGAATCGCGGCGCTTAGTTCGATGACGCTTTGCCCGGTGGATGCGGGAACATGGACAAAGCGGTCCGGATCATTCGGAAACACGATTCTGTCGAACGCATGTTGGTGAATGCTGTAGTCGTCGAACCGGTCATCCGTAGAAGTTGAAACCATCACGTTCTCTTGCTCGCCATCTCGTTCGAGCATGATGATCACGTTCTCTTGCAGCACGTCATCGTCCTTGAACGCCATATCGCGCGATGCGAACAAATGCAGGTGCCGAATGGCGGCACGTTCCAATATGAACGCTCGAAAGGGCCGGTAGTATGGGCCGTTGCAGAAGCTGCGCGGAACGATGGCGACAAGCTGCCCGCCTGGGCACAGCAACGCGAGCGCAAGCGCCACGAAGGCAGAATAGAGGTTGACTGTTTCGATCCCTACTTGCCTGAGTAGAAGCCGGTGATGTGACTGCGTATTTATCTTCTTGTAGGGTGGGTTGATAATCGCGTGCGTGAATTTACCGGCAGTGCTGAACTGGAGCCGATTTACAGCGTCCTCGATGAAATCGCCCGGGACGATGTCGCAGGCAAACGGCGCTTTTGTCTCATATAGAGCCATTGTCCGAAGCAAAATCTCCCGGAGCCCGGCGTCAATCTCGCAAGCAGTTAGCCCAACTGATTTGAAGCCGAATCCACCGGCAACCCACCGTTCAAGAAAAGCATTTGCAAGGGAACCGATTCCAGCGCCGGGATCGAGAAGACGACATACCGGCAAAGTGCTTTCGGCGAACAGACTCGCCATGAAGCGGGCGGTCGTGGCCGGCGTCAGAAACTGCCCGAACTGCGATTTCTTCTTCGCTTCAGTTTCCGCGGATATGCGGAGTCTTGTCTTGTCAATATCGCCTAGCAAACCGATCGCTCCTGTTCCGCGTCCGACCAACTCGCTTGCCGATAACCAGCCCCGGCAAACCCGGCGCTACTGGATGTACTGAAAAAGCTTCACCACTCTTTTCACGTCGCTGGTCGTGCGGGCGATCTCGACTGCCTGCTCCGCTTCCTCCCGCGTCACCAGACCGAGCAGATAGACGACACCGCGCTCGGTCACGACTTTGACGTGATTCGGCTGGAACTTGGCGGCATCGACGAAGCGCGCCTTGACCTTCGAGGTGACAAAACTGTCGTGCGCGCGATTCGACAAGGTACTGGTGGTCTCGCTGACCGCGATTTCATTGTGGACGCCGCGCACGTTGTTGATCGACGCGACGGTCTTTTCGATTTCGGCCTTGATCGCCGCGCTCGGCACCTCGCCGGTCAGGAGCACGATGCGGTTATAGCTGGTCGCGTTGATATGGATTCTGTCTTGATAGCTGTCGCGCACGCGCTCGGCGACTTTGAGTTCGATTTCCTGGTCTTCAGTAACCGACCCGACGCTGCGCCTGTCCGCGGCAACCAGAACGCCGGTGGTCGCGGCGCCGCCGACGAGCAATGGAATACAACCGCCGAGCACGGGAACAAGTGCGAGTGTGGCAAGCAAAACGAGATTACGCATTAATCAACTCCCAGTAAGAGGCAATCGACCGCATCGCACAGGCAATGCAGGGTGAGCAGATGGACTTCCTGGATGCGCGCGGTGCTGGAAGCCGGCACGCAAATCTGGATATCGCCGTCCGCCATCAGGCCGGCCATTGCGCCGCCGTTTTTGCCGGTCAGGGCGATCACGTCCATTTTCCGTTCATGGGCGGCGCGCACCGCTTCGACGACATTGCCGGAATTGCCGCTGGTCGAAATCGCGAGCAGCAAATCGCCGCTTTGGCCCAGGGCGCGCACCTGCTTGGAGAACACTTCGGAAAAATCGAAATCGTTGGCGATCGACGTCAAGGTCGAGCTGTCCGTCGTCAGTGCGAAAGCGGCAAGCCCGGGGCGCTCCATTTCGAAACGATTCAGCATTTCGGCGGCGAAGTGTTGTGAATCCGCGGCCGAACCGCCGTTTCCGCAACTCAGGATCTTGCGGTCGCTTCGCAAGCAGCGGACCATGCGTTCGGCGGCAGTCTGGATAGGGATTGCCAACGCGTCGGCCACGCGCAGTTTGAGTTGGGCGCTTGCCGAAAAGTGCCCTGTGATGCGGCTGATCAAATCCATGGAACGAATGCGAAGAAGCCGAAAGCCGGGAGGAAGCGAAAAACTGACGTGCGCATCGAGAGCAGCATCAAACGCAGGCATCAAACGCGTTCTGAATCCATTCGATGTCCGGCCCGCCGAACAACACTGCGTCGAAACGGCATGCGCACGCTTGCCGATTCATGCCGCGGTCGGTCAGGAAAAATTGCGCGGTGCGCACGAGCTTGCGCTGCTTCGAAAAGGTAATGCTTTCCGCCGCGTTGCCGAAATGCGGATTGCGGCGCAGCCGGACTTCCACGAACACCAGGGTTTTGCCATGGCGAAAGATCAGATCGATTTCACCATAGCGGCTGCGAAAGTTTTGCTCGAGCAGGATCAGGCCTTGCTGCTTCAGGAAATCCGCAGCCGCATGTTCGGCCTCTGCGCCGGCGCTTGTTGCCGTGGCTGCGATCAAACCTCGAACCATTTATCACCGTCGCGATCGCCCACGCTCATCATCGCTTCGGATCGATGACGAGGGCATTGCCTTGATCGAACTGGGCCTGGCTCAATTCGCGCACGAACTGGTGATTGGCTTCCAGCGTTATCCTGCCCGTCACGCCATCTATGATTGGACTGCCGCTATCGGGCTGCGCCAGGTATTGGGCGATGCGAAACGCATCGACGCCCAGCGCATAAAGCCGTTCAAGATCCATCGAAGTGGCGCCTTGCGGCCGCGGATAGACCATGACCGCCGGATGATCGGCCTGCAGCAGCCACGGCATATCGACGAAGCGCACGCCATTCAAATCGAAATTGGCCAGCGAATCGGCGCCACCATTGAACACCTGGGACGTTGCATAAACCGGAATTTCGATATCGAGATACGGCCGCACCACGCGCGCTTTCTGGAATTCGACGGCGAGAAAAACCATGTCGGCATTGCCGCTCGTCGCCGCGCTGCGCAAACGCGCCAGCTCATTCGGATCAGTCGAGTAGCGGAACTGGTCGATAATCGTCCCGCCGAGTTTGTTCCACTCGGCGAGAAACGCAAGATGGATGCGCCGCGACAGCGCCGTATCGCCGCTGACCGTCAACGCGCTGCGCTTGCCCTGCCCGATTGCGAGACGCGCGATCTGACGCGCCTCGGCTTCGATCTGCAGACCGAACAGATACAGATTGTCGGGGATCGGGATGTTTCGCTCGGGAATATTCAATGCGAGCGTCGGCACGCTGACTACATTGCTGTTGGCAAGCGCGGTCACGCCATCTCGCGTCAGCGGACCGACCACGATGCTGCTGCCGGCTTGCACAGCCTGCTCATACGCGGCCAGAATGTCGGCTACCTGATCGCCGGTCGAGTAGATGACGACCGGCAGATTCCTGCGCTTGCCTGCCAGCGAATGCGCGGCGACAAAACCATCGTGCACCGCTTTCGCCGCCGCCGAAAATGACTGCGATTGCAGCGGCAGGATCAAGGCGATGTCGCCGGTTGCGTTTTTCCTGCTGGCGGAACCCGGCAGCACGGCGGCGGCTGGCGGAATGCTGTATTCCGACAGCGGCGCGGTTTCGGCTTCGGGTATCTCCGGTGCCGGCTGCTCCGGCTGGACCACTTGCGGTTCAGCGGGAAACGGGGGCGAACTCGGCCTGATAATCGGCGTGGACGTGCAACCATACAACGCTGCGCATAGCGTCAGCAAAGGCAGAAAACGTTGCATCAGCCGAACTCGATTGGAAAGTCGACATTATATGTGGTCGCAACACCGATTGGAAACGCGCGCGACATCACGTTGCGCGCGCTCGACGTGCTCGCCAACGTCGATTTGATCGCCGCCGAAGATACGCGCAACACCGCGCATCTGCTGCAACTGCATGGCTTTTCCGCCAAGCCCGGAAAACTGGTCGCATTGCACGAGCATAACGAGCGCCAGGGAACCGAGCGCATCATCGAAGCGCTCGCTGCGGGCGCCTCGGTCGCGCTAGTCAGCGATGCCGGCACGCCAACGGTCAGCGATCCAGGCGGGCTGCTGGTGCGAGCGGTGCGCGCGGCCGGCTACCGTGTGATTCCAGTGCCGGGCGCCAATGCGATGCTCGCCGCCGTGAGCGCTGCCGGATTACCGACGCAGCCATTCCTTTTCTACGGTTTCCTGCCTGCCAAAGAAACCGCGCGCCGGCGCGAACTCGAAGCCTTGAAGCCGTTGCCCTTCACGCTGGTTTTTTACGAGGCGCCGCATCGCGTGCTCGAATGCGTTGCCGATTTATTCGGGGCGCTCGGCGAGCGCGAGATCACGATCGCGCGCGAACTGACCAAGCTGTTCGAAACCGTCTACACGTGCCGACTTTCCGAAGCGGTCGCCTGGTTGAACAATGATGCCAATCGGCAGCGCGGCGAATTCGTGCTGCTCGTTACAGGCGCAGCGGCGGCGGCCGGAAGCGGCAAAGGTGAGAGCGTGTTGCGCGTGCTGCTCGCCGAGTTGCCGCTGAAGCAGGCGGTTGCACTGACCGCGCGGATTTCGGGAGAAAAACGCAACGCCATCTACCAACTCGCGCTGACGATCAAAAACGACGCGTAGAGCGCGATAGGGGCACTAACGCCGGACAGGTTTCGAAGCAATGACGGCGATGCGCGGTTTATTCAGAACTTCTCTCGCCTTCGCCGCTGACCGCTACCCGATCGCGTCCACCGTGCTTTGCCGCGTACAAAGCCTGATCGGCGGTGGCGAGCAAGGTTTCCACGGCTGTGCCGTGCTCGGGGAATGCGGCGATGCCGAGCGAAATCGTCACTGTTCCGAGCGCCACATTCTTGTGTACAAGCTGCATACTGCGCACCGCGCTGCGGATTCTTTCGGCGCGCTGGCGCACGGCTTCGAGCGGTGATTCGTACAGCAGCAGCGCGAATTCCTCGCCGCCGAAGCGGCAGGCGATGTCGGCGCCGCGGATCTGCGATTGCAGCAATTCGCCGATCCGTTGCAACACGACATCGCCGGCATCGTGGCCGAACTGGTCATTCAGGCGCTTGAAGTGATCGACATCGAGCATGACGATCGCAAGGGTGACGCCTTTGCGTTGGGCGCGCGAGATTTCCTGCCGGAATGCTTCCTGCATGTAGCGCCGATTGAACAATCCGGTCAGCGGATCGCGTATCGATTGTTCGCGCAATGACTCGCGCAATCTCAGATTGGCCAGCGCCAGCGCAATCTGCTCGCTCAATGTGATGATGAACTGGCGATCGACTGGCGCCAGCGGGCCGGCCGCGGCGGATCGCGCGAATTCGACGTGGAACAGGCCGAGGATTTCGTTGTGCGCCGTCATCGGAATGCACAAGTACGGCGGCGGCATATCAGGGGCCGCGTGCAGCGCGCGCACGTGTTCGCAGATCGGATCGGTGGCAGCATCCTGCGCCTGATGGACCTGGCCGCGGCGCAAAGCCCAGCATTGATCGGCCGACAAGATATCGAAGGTATCGTCGCCCCACGACGCTTCGCGGCCCAGATATTTGCGCGTATCGTGCATCAGATACAGTGCACCGGTTTGCCCGGCAAACAGCTTGGCGCAAGAGCGGCGGATCACGTCGTACGCTTCGCCGGAAGTCGAACACGATTGCAGCAAGCCGCTCATGTCGCTGAGCAGGCGGATATTCGAATAATCGCGCTCGATCTGCCGGTTGGCGGCTTCGAACTGAGCGGTGCGTTCACTGACGCGTTGCTCGAGTTCGGCGTTCAGGCGGCGCACCTCGTTCTCGGCCTGCCGGCGCTCCGTGATGTCGCCGATCAGGATGACGAGGCGCGCCGCGCCGCCCGCGTGATTCCGCTTCAGGTTGCCGCGCCCCCAGATCCATCCTTCGGCGCGATCGGCGCGCACGATTCGGCACTCGAAGTTCCATATGTCGGCCCCTTTCATGGCGCGCTCGAATCCGGCGTTCACGGCTTCGCGATCGCCGGCGTGGACGTGCTGCAGGAACAGATCGTAGTTCCAGTCCGGCAAGGCATCGCCGTAACCGAAAATTCGATACAGCACGACCGAATTGAGGACGTGGCCGCTTTCGAAATCGAGTTCCCACGTGCCGATCTGCGCCGATTCCATGACCAGCTTCAGGCTTTGCGTGCTTTCGACCAGACGCTGTTCGATCAGCTTGCGCTCGCTGATGTCCTGGACATTCATCGCCTGGTACAGCGTCTCGCCGTCGTCGCCCTCCACCACGGCGATATCGACGAGCACCGGGAATCGCATGCCGTCTTTGCGGACATGTATCGATTGAAACGTGTGGCTGCCTTTTTGCCGCGCCAGGCGATCGTTCGCGTTGAACTCGACTATAGCTTCAGGCGCAACCACGAAGGATTTCGCCTGGCCGAGCAACTCCTTGATCGCATAGCCGTGCATTTCCGCGTATGACGCATTGACCGCCTGCAGCCGGTCATCGCCGATCATCGCCATCCCCCAGTCGGCGTGATCGAAAATCGACTTCCGCCGCGTCGGCTGGGCATGGCCGTCGCCGTTGTTGCTTCGATTGCGCGTGTTGCGGTGGCGGGGGCGGAACAGCGCCGCGAACAGCCGGTGCTCTCGCAAACGCGCGGAGAAACTCTCGACAAAGCGCGGCTGTTTCGCGACGGCCATCCACGCCAGCGCGCCGAGTAGAGCGCTGATAACGAGGCCGACGACAAGAACAAGATGCGACTTGCTGCCGGCAACGCCTGCCTCGAACTGCGGCGTCGAAGCGAAATGCAAGGTCCAGATGCGGCCGTCGATTTCGAGCTTCGAAATCGTTTCTGCCAGCGGATCAGCCGATGGCGCACGCGTCGTGCTTT from Burkholderiales bacterium includes these protein-coding regions:
- a CDS encoding diguanylate cyclase; the encoded protein is MRVRLGDYESLLYSAAALFTATPGVEPSEWRSFVQALQIDKRYPGIAALGYAEHVPGASRSRHEGRVRKQGLPSYAITPPGQRDAYAPVIFVEPSTPDNARMAGFDMLTEPARRQAILKARDSAGIAISGKVVLAAGNKQSAQGGFQMVLPVYRRNTGGATIEQRRAALSGYVYAMVALDAMLRAAANGESAAVEAGIYDGGTVSDATRMYQSTTRAPSADPLAETISKLEIDGRIWTLHFASTPQFEAGVAGSKSHLVLVVGLVISALLGALAWMAVAKQPRFVESFSARLREHRLFAALFRPRHRNTRNRSNNGDGHAQPTRRKSIFDHADWGMAMIGDDRLQAVNASYAEMHGYAIKELLGQAKSFVVAPEAIVEFNANDRLARQKGSHTFQSIHVRKDGMRFPVLVDIAVVEGDDGETLYQAMNVQDISERKLIEQRLVESTQSLKLVMESAQIGTWELDFESGHVLNSVVLYRIFGYGDALPDWNYDLFLQHVHAGDREAVNAGFERAMKGADIWNFECRIVRADRAEGWIWGRGNLKRNHAGGAARLVILIGDITERRQAENEVRRLNAELEQRVSERTAQFEAANRQIERDYSNIRLLSDMSGLLQSCSTSGEAYDVIRRSCAKLFAGQTGALYLMHDTRKYLGREASWGDDTFDILSADQCWALRRGQVHQAQDAATDPICEHVRALHAAPDMPPPYLCIPMTAHNEILGLFHVEFARSAAAGPLAPVDRQFIITLSEQIALALANLRLRESLREQSIRDPLTGLFNRRYMQEAFRQEISRAQRKGVTLAIVMLDVDHFKRLNDQFGHDAGDVVLQRIGELLQSQIRGADIACRFGGEEFALLLYESPLEAVRQRAERIRSAVRSMQLVHKNVALGTVTISLGIAAFPEHGTAVETLLATADQALYAAKHGGRDRVAVSGEGERSSE
- the rsmI gene encoding 16S rRNA (cytidine(1402)-2'-O)-methyltransferase, which codes for MHQPNSIGKSTLYVVATPIGNARDITLRALDVLANVDLIAAEDTRNTAHLLQLHGFSAKPGKLVALHEHNERQGTERIIEALAAGASVALVSDAGTPTVSDPGGLLVRAVRAAGYRVIPVPGANAMLAAVSAAGLPTQPFLFYGFLPAKETARRRELEALKPLPFTLVFYEAPHRVLECVADLFGALGEREITIARELTKLFETVYTCRLSEAVAWLNNDANRQRGEFVLLVTGAAAAAGSGKGESVLRVLLAELPLKQAVALTARISGEKRNAIYQLALTIKNDA
- a CDS encoding YraN family protein, giving the protein MVRGLIAATATSAGAEAEHAAADFLKQQGLILLEQNFRSRYGEIDLIFRHGKTLVFVEVRLRRNPHFGNAAESITFSKQRKLVRTAQFFLTDRGMNRQACACRFDAVLFGGPDIEWIQNAFDACV
- a CDS encoding phosphoheptose isomerase; this translates as MDLISRITGHFSASAQLKLRVADALAIPIQTAAERMVRCLRSDRKILSCGNGGSAADSQHFAAEMLNRFEMERPGLAAFALTTDSSTLTSIANDFDFSEVFSKQVRALGQSGDLLLAISTSGNSGNVVEAVRAAHERKMDVIALTGKNGGAMAGLMADGDIQICVPASSTARIQEVHLLTLHCLCDAVDCLLLGVD
- a CDS encoding penicillin-binding protein activator, translating into MQRFLPLLTLCAALYGCTSTPIIRPSSPPFPAEPQVVQPEQPAPEIPEAETAPLSEYSIPPAAAVLPGSASRKNATGDIALILPLQSQSFSAAAKAVHDGFVAAHSLAGKRRNLPVVIYSTGDQVADILAAYEQAVQAGSSIVVGPLTRDGVTALANSNVVSVPTLALNIPERNIPIPDNLYLFGLQIEAEARQIARLAIGQGKRSALTVSGDTALSRRIHLAFLAEWNKLGGTIIDQFRYSTDPNELARLRSAATSGNADMVFLAVEFQKARVVRPYLDIEIPVYATSQVFNGGADSLANFDLNGVRFVDMPWLLQADHPAVMVYPRPQGATSMDLERLYALGVDAFRIAQYLAQPDSGSPIIDGVTGRITLEANHQFVRELSQAQFDQGNALVIDPKR
- a CDS encoding BON domain-containing protein, whose product is MRNLVLLATLALVPVLGGCIPLLVGGAATTGVLVAADRRSVGSVTEDQEIELKVAERVRDSYQDRIHINATSYNRIVLLTGEVPSAAIKAEIEKTVASINNVRGVHNEIAVSETTSTLSNRAHDSFVTSKVKARFVDAAKFQPNHVKVVTERGVVYLLGLVTREEAEQAVEIARTTSDVKRVVKLFQYIQ
- a CDS encoding Eco57I restriction-modification methylase domain-containing protein — encoded protein: MASLFAESTLPVCRLLDPGAGIGSLANAFLERWVAGGFGFKSVGLTACEIDAGLREILLRTMALYETKAPFACDIVPGDFIEDAVNRLQFSTAGKFTHAIINPPYKKINTQSHHRLLLRQVGIETVNLYSAFVALALALLCPGGQLVAIVPRSFCNGPYYRPFRAFILERAAIRHLHLFASRDMAFKDDDVLQENVIIMLERDGEQENVMVSTSTDDRFDDYSIHQHAFDRIVFPNDPDRFVHVPASTGQSVIELSAAIRYTLNEIGVMVSTGPVVDFRLREHIRQSPEAESVPLLYPVHFSGRAVAWPKEDLKKANAIHRNADTEKWLYPAGFYTVVRRFSSKEERRRIMASVVDPKAFPGATAFGFENHLNVFHERRNGLPAALAHGLAVFLNTTAVDDHFRRFSGHTQVNAADLRAMKYPSREALLKLGKWAMKNGELSQAMIDEQLADVSA